A genomic window from Pseudonocardia broussonetiae includes:
- the rsmA gene encoding 16S rRNA (adenine(1518)-N(6)/adenine(1519)-N(6))-dimethyltransferase RsmA, producing the protein MTDGAATHGAATGPSRLLGPAEVRALADELGVRPTKKLGQNFVHDPNTVRRIVKAAELAPDDVVVEVGPGLGSLTLALLPAVAGVHAVEIDPVLAARLPATVADRAPTLADRLTVVTADALRVGAEQLPGATALVANLPYNVGVPVVLHLLAELPALRRGLVMVQSEVAERLAAGPGSRAYGVPSAKLAWFAAARRAGPVPRAVFWPVPGVDSGLLAFDRRDPPPGDRVAVFALIDAAFAQRRKALRSALAGWAGSPAAAEEALRAAGIDPMTRAERLGIEDFARLAAV; encoded by the coding sequence GTGACCGACGGGGCAGCGACGCACGGGGCAGCGACCGGACCCTCCCGACTGCTCGGCCCCGCGGAGGTGCGGGCCCTCGCCGACGAGCTGGGGGTCCGACCCACCAAGAAGCTCGGGCAGAACTTCGTGCACGACCCCAACACGGTGCGCCGCATCGTGAAGGCGGCCGAGCTCGCGCCCGACGACGTGGTGGTGGAGGTCGGTCCCGGGCTCGGGTCGCTGACGCTCGCGCTGCTGCCCGCCGTCGCGGGGGTGCACGCCGTGGAGATCGACCCGGTGCTCGCCGCGCGCCTGCCCGCGACCGTCGCCGACCGCGCCCCGACGCTGGCCGACCGGCTCACCGTGGTCACCGCCGACGCGCTGCGGGTCGGGGCGGAGCAGCTGCCGGGTGCCACGGCGCTGGTCGCGAACCTGCCCTACAACGTGGGCGTGCCCGTGGTGCTGCACCTGCTCGCCGAGCTGCCCGCGCTGCGCCGCGGACTGGTGATGGTGCAGTCGGAGGTGGCCGAGCGCCTCGCCGCCGGGCCGGGCAGCCGGGCGTACGGGGTGCCCAGCGCGAAGCTCGCCTGGTTCGCCGCCGCCCGCCGCGCGGGGCCCGTGCCGCGCGCGGTGTTCTGGCCGGTGCCCGGCGTCGACTCCGGGCTGCTCGCCTTCGACCGCCGCGACCCCCCGCCCGGCGACCGCGTCGCCGTGTTCGCGCTGATCGACGCGGCGTTCGCGCAGCGGCGCAAGGCGCTGCGCAGCGCGCTCGCCGGCTGGGCCGGGTCGCCCGCGGCCGCCGAGGAGGCGCTGCGCGCGGCCGGGATCGACCCGATGACGCGCGCCGAGCGCCTGGGCATCGAGGATTTCGCCCGCCTCGCCGCCGTCTGA